ACCACGTTGACCGTCAGATTGCTTAAGGTCAGGCCGGCGGCCAGGAGGCGCGAGCGTAGCATGTCCGAGGAATCGTTGATCTCGGCCGCGCTATGCGGCGCAATCAGTTGCAGCACGATCTGGTCGCCGGCGAGGTTCAGGCGGGCGTCCACCAGGCCAAGGCGCGGCAGGTCCAGCTTCACGCGGGTGGCCCAGGTCGGCACGGCCGACTCGCGGTCCTCGCCGTAGGGGTCGCGCTCGACTTCCCACTCCATCTGCGTGCCGGGCCAGGCTTCGCCCTGCCAGTTCAGCGTCTGGTTGGCCAGCACATCGAGCTGCTGGCGCACCAACACGGTCAGATCCTGATGGATGCCGGTAATCGGCGTACCGGGAGCGTTCGTGGAAGACGACGTGCCCGAGGCCGAAGGCGCATCCGCGCCGGCACCCGAGCGGCCGGCGCCGGCGGCTTCGCCGCGGCTGCGCGCCTGGGTGCTGGCGTGCGCGGCGGTGTCGCGCGACATCCTGGCCTGGGGCTCGTTTTCCAGCGTGGACGGATTCTTGCGCCCGAAGACCATGTCGGTCAGGTGCGATTCGTAGAACAGGCCGCTGGTCTGCAGGGCATTGCGCAACGCCTGTCCAAGGGCGCGGGCCGACGGGCCGCCGGCAGCCAATGAGGCATGCGATGCGGCTTGGGATCCTTTCGTGCCGCCGGCCTGGTCTGCCGGCAGCCCGGCGCCCAAATGCCCGGCGCCCGGCCTGGCGTTGCCATGGGCGGCATCCGCGGTGGCAGTGGCTGAAGGCGTGGCGGTGGCGGCCGGCAGGGTGGTCGACGCCGGAAGCTGGGCCGTCGTCGCGGCGGCCGGCTGGCCGGGCTGACCCGCCTGCGCGGGCTGGCCGGGTTGGCCGGCCGGGGCCGCGGGTTGGCCGCCTTGCGCCGCGCCGCCCGGTTGCTGCCCGCCCTGCGCGTCGGCGCTCCACAGGGGCGCGCGCCCCTGCACGGCCGGGGCCGCTTCCGGGTATTGGGCGAGCAGGGCGAGGATGGTGCGTGCGGTCGTGCCCAGCGTGGTCGGCGCCGAGGCGGTGGTGTCGCTGCTGGTGACCAGGCCGCGCGCGGCCAGCGCCAGCGCGGCGGCGGTTTTGGGGTCGACAACAGTATTCTGGCGGTCGCCTCGGGCGCCGCCAGTTTGTATGCCTTGCCGGGTATCGCGGGCCGAGCCGTCAGAGGGCCCGGCTTTCTCCGGGCTGCCAGGCTGGCTGACCGCGTCGGGTCGCGCGCCCGAAATCTGGTTGGCGTTCGCGGCGGACATCGTCGTGCCCAGCACGGCGTCCAACCGCTGCACCAGGACGTTGCCAAGCGCGGCGGGACCGATGCTCATTCTTCAGGCGCCTGGTTGCCGTAGGCGGACAGCAGGGTCTGCTGGCGCTTCATGCGTCCCAGCAACTCGCCCAGCCGCGCCAGTTGGGGCAGCGCGAGGTCGCGCGTCATGGCATCGTTTTCAAGAATGCGCACAAGCAGGTCGTACTTCATGCTGCGGCCCGCTTCGTCCAGCGGGCTGGTGGGCTCGGCGTGGCGCAGCCGCTCGACCTGCTCACAGTAAAGCTGACCGTGCATGAGCGCGGTGTCCCAGTCGCCGGCCTGGGCGGCCGTCAACATCTCGCCCGTTGATAGGGCGATATCCTGATAACGTTCCAGGATGGCGGAGTACTGGGTGAGGGACGTCATAGAAATCTCGGGCGAACGATGGCTGGCAATAGTTGTTGTAGGGGCCCCATCAAGGCGTCGCGCCCGGGGCAGGCCGATCGATGGATGTCTGCCAGGCGTCGGCCAGATCCGCCAGGAGGCGGTCCGCGATGTCGAGCTGCTCGACGTCTGCTTTCAGGTTCGCCATGAGCAGCGTGCGTGCGATGTAATCGTAGAGCCGGCTTAGGTTGGCGGCAATCTCGCCGCCAGCGTCCATGTTGAGGCCGGTCTTCAAGCCTTCGTCGACGATCCTGATAGCTTTTGTGATGGCTGCGCCGCGTTCGGCTACGCGCCCTTCCTGCAGATGCAGGCGCGCTTGGCCGATCGCCGCCCGCGCACCTTGATAGAGCAGGGTGATCAGCCTTTCCGGAGTGGCGCCAAGAACCTGCGTTTCTACGCCGATTTCGGCATAGGAGCGTACGGAATAGGAACCGGTCGGGCGGCGGGCGGCGTAAGTCATGAAAGCATCTTCTGAGTTTAGTTGGACTTGTTCATTGCAGTGAACTGTTGCGTCAGATAGTTTGCGGTGACCGTCTGCTGCGCCACGAACTTTTCCAAGGCGACGAACTGGGTGCGCATGACGTCCATGGATGCCGTGCTGGCAGCCTTCGCCCGGGCCATCTGATCCTGGACGTCCTTGATGGATTTGGCGAGCCCATCCTTGCTGTGCTTTATCGAACCCTTGTCACCCAGGATGGACTGAATGGCCTCGTCGAACTTGGCGGCAAGTCCGTTGGTCGAGGTCATGATGCGCTTGACGTCGGCGGGATTGGATGCCAGCCCTTCGCTGAGCTTGTCCTGATCGAGCTTTAGTTGGCCGTTTGTCGGATCCAGGGTAACGCCGATGTCGGCCAGTGAACGAAGCGATCCTTCCGAGGTAACGACCTGCAGGGCGCTCGACAATGAAGACTGGATGCCTCGCGTGGTGCTATCACCGGTCAGTGCCTGATTCGTTGCGGCAGCAGCGTCGAAGGCCGTCAACTTGGATATGGTGTTTTGCAACGCGTTATATGAGTTGACAAACGCTTGGACGGCTTTGGTGGGAACCGAGGCGTCGTGCTGCAGCTTCAGATTTACTACCTTGCCGGCTTCGGTTGTTTCCGTCAGGTTAAGCGTAATGCCGTCGATCGCAGAGGTAACCTTGTTGCTGGCGCTCTTGATGGCGATGCCGTTGATGTCGATTTCCGCGTCCGAGGCGACGGTTTGCTGCTTCATCGGCGAAGTCGTCGCCGAGTCGTAACTAAGAAGGTCTTGCAGCTTTTGATCGCCTGTTACGGTAATGGATTTTACCGACGCTTTCTCCCCTGTTTCCTTGGCGGAGAGCATCAGGTAGCTGCCGCTTTCGTTGGTGACGATGGAGGCACGAACAGGCGCCTCATCGTCATTGTTGATGGCTTTGGCGATGCCATCGAGCGAAGTGTCGCCCTTCAGGTCGATTGTGTGCTTACCGCCGCCGGTCAATTCGATTTCGAACGAACCCGTAGCGCCATTGCTTTCCTTGCGGCCTACCGCGGTGCTCGACTGCAAGGTTTGAGCGGAGGCCAATTTGGTCACCGTGATCGCATACTCGCCCACTGACGCGCCATTTTCTCCGACAGTGGCGGTCAACCCGTCACCGACCACTTCGGCTTTTACGGCATCCAACGTGGACGTTTTGCCAAGCGCGGCAGCCGCCTTTTGCAAGGCCTCCACAGCACTTTGTACCTGGCCGAACGCGCTGACCTTGGCCTCGTAACTGGCTTGGCGAACGGTGTACAAACTCAGTTTCTTGTCTTCAGCCGCTTGCAGCTTTGTGAGGATCTCCTCCAAAGGGAGCCCAGACGTTGAACCGAGATTGGTGATGGTAGCCATGTGAAATCCTTCCTAGCGATGCAATTCTGTCAAAAATGTGGGTCTGGCTATTGATCGGGTAGAGGCATAAGCCGGCCTTAATTCGGCCCTTCTCGTGCCGAGTTTTCCCTAGCCCGATGGCGAATGGTTACTTAAGCGCTTGATCACGCTGCGGTTTTGATGCCGTTGCCCTGCATATTCACGATCATCTTGGCAATTTTTAGGACCGATTCACTCGGGATGGTGCGGATCACGTCTCCCGAGTCCGCGTCGACCACCGAGACCACGACCTGATGGACATCCGGATCGATCTCGAACTGAAGGTGGGTCGACCAGGCCCTCATCTGCTCGTTGATCTCATCCAACGCCTTGTCCAGCGGCAATTTCTGCGCATTCGCCTGGTCCGACGTGGCACCGCCCGAGGCGCCGCTGTCGGCGCTGGCCGTTGCTGGCGCGGCGGTGGAGGACGGGTCCGGCGTGGCGATAACGGTCGAAACCGGTAACGACGCGAACGCTGCGGGGGCTAACGGGGTTACGGCCATGATCACTCCAACGGCGAGGGGGGCGTCTCGGAGAACGCGCTGTTTTCAGGAAATTCTCAGTTACCATAACGGCACCCTCGCAGGGAACTTTAGCCCCGCGCATATGGATGGTTCACGTGCTAAGAGTTTGGATCGGGCGATGAGTGTCAAGACGGCGTTGCGAGTGATCGAAATCATCGAAACCTACGCCCGCGAGAAGCGCGCGCTGCCCCTGTCGGAGCTGGCCCGCCTGCTGGACGTGCCGGTCTCCAGCTGCCTGGCGCTGATCCGCACGCTCACCAGCCTTGGCTATCTGTATGAAACGGGCCGGCGCCAGGGCTATTACCCCACCGGCCGGCTGCTCGCCATGGCCCAGCGCATCGCGCGGGCGGATCCCGTTCTGGACCGCGTCTATCCCAGCCTGGTTGAACTGCGGGACGCCACGCGAGAAACCGTCGTCTTTGCCAAGCTGTCGCCCGACGGCCGAGTCGTCTACCTGGATGTGCTGGATTCGCCGCATACGATCCGATACGCGCCCGTTGCAGGCGAGTTCAAGGATGTTCACGCCAATTCGCTGGGAAAGGCGTTGCTGTCACTGCTGGACGAACCCGCGCGCGACGCCTTGCTGGCCGACATTCCCATGACGCGCTACAACGACCGCACCCTCGTCACCCGCGAGGCCCTGCTGGCGGACCTGGACGCCGCGCGGCAGAGGGGGTGGTTCATGAACAGCGGCGAGTCCATCGCCGACGTGGGCGCAATCGCCTGGCCGGTCACGCTGTCCGGTGAGCACTACGCCATTTCGGTTGGCGGCCCGATCTACCGGATCGAGCCGGAGCAGGAAACCTACGCCCGCATCCTGCGGGCGGCCTGCACGGGTCTGGAGCAGCAGGCCTGATCCGCGCCGGCCTGCCGCTGCCCGTCGTTCAATAGGATTTGGGCAGGCCCAGCACCTTTTCCGCGATGAAGCACATGATGAGCTGCGGGCTGACCGGCGCGATGCGGGGGATGAAGCTTTCGCGCAGCAGTCGCTCCACGTGGTACTCCTTGGCATACCCCATGCCGCCCAGCGTCATCACCGCCGTCTGGCAGGCGTTGTAGCCGGCCTCGGCCGCCAGGTACTTGGCCGAATTGGCGGCGGGGCCGCAGGGCTTGCCCGCGTCGTACAGGCTGGCCGCCTTGAACACCATCAGGTCCGCGGCCTCGAGCTGCATCCAGGCCTGGGCGAGCGGATGCTGGATTCCCTGGTTCTTGCCGATGGGGCGGCCAAACACGGTGCGCTCGCCGGCGTACTTGACGGCCCGGTCCAGCGCCGCCCGGCCGATCCCCACCGCTTCGGCGGCGATCAGGATGCGCTCGGGGTTCAGGCCGTGCAGGATGTATTCAAAGCCGCGGCCTTCCTCGCCGATGCGGTCGGCCACCGGAATCCGCAGGCCGTCGATGAACAGCATGTTCGAGTCCACGGCCTTGCGGCCCATCTTCTCGATCTCCCGCACCTCGATCTTTTCGCGGTCCAGGTCGGTATAAAAGAGCGACAGGCCCTGCGTGGGCTTTTCCACCTCGGATAGCGGGGTGGTGCGCGCCAGCAGCAGCATCTTGCTGGCCACCTGCGCCGTCGAGATCCAGATCTTGCGGCCATGCACCACGTACTCGTCCCCCTGGCGCACGGCGCGGGTGCTCAGTTTGGTCGTGTCCAGCCCGGCATCGGGCTCGGTGACCGCAAAGCAGGCCTTCTCACGGCCGGCAATCAGCGGTTCCAGCCAGCGGCCGCGCTGCTCGTCGCTGCCAAAGACCACCACTGGATTCAGCCCGAAGATGTTCATGTGGACGGCAGAGGCGCCCGTGAAGCCGGCGCCCGACGCCGCGATGGTCTGCATCATCAGCGCAGCTTCGGTCATGCCCAGGCCCGCGCCGCCGTACGCCTGCGGCATGGCAATGCCCAGCCATCCGTCACGCGCCAGGTCGGCGTGCAGGGGTTCCGGAAAGCCGCCCTCGCGGTCCCGTTCCAGCCAGTACTCGTCGGGATAGCGGTCGCAGATGCGGGAAACCGCGTCGCGCAGCGCCAGTTGATCGGGGGTGAATTCAAAGTCCATCGTTGTTTCCGTCCTGGGTAATGCCACGGGCAAGCATGGCGTCGATCTGTTCCTGTTCGTAGCCCGCCTCGGTCAGCACCTCGCGGCTGTGCTCGCCCAGCCGCGGGGCAGCGCGCCGTATCGAGGTCGGCGTGCCCGCATAGCGGCCCAGCGTCCCGGTGGTGCGGATGCGGCCCTCCGATGGGTGGTCCATTTCCTGGATGAAGCCGGTGGCGGTCAAGTGCTCGTCCTGGATCAGGCCGTCGATGGTGTAGAGCTGCGAGGCCGGAATGTCGGCGCGCGCCAGTTCCCGCAGCCAGTCGTTGCTGGGACGGGTGGCGATCACCTCGGCCACGAAGGCATAGACCTCGCTGATGTGCGCGGCGCGCGCGCCATGCGTGCAGAAGCGCGGGTCTTTCGACAGCTCGGGCCGTCCGATCAGGTCAAAGAAATTGCGCCAGTGCTTGTCGTTGTAGATCAACAGGCAGATGTACCCGTCCGACGTGGCGTATGGACGGCGATGCGGGGCCAGCAGGCGCGCGTAACCGGTGGGCCCCATCGGCGGCTCGAAGGTCGCGCCGCCCAGGTGGTCGCCCAGCACCAGGTGCGCCATGCCCTCGAACATGGGAATCTCCACCGGCTGCCCGCGCCCGAGCGCGCGGGCGCTCAGCACCGCGGACACCAGCGCAATGCCGACGTGCAGACCCACCGCCCGGTCCGCCAGCGTCAGCGGCGCGTAGCGCGGCACGTCGCCGCTTTGCTGCGCGGACAGCGCGGCAATGCCGGTCTGCCCCTGGATCAGATCGTCGTAGGCGGGGCGGCCGGCGTAGGGGCCGGCCTCGCCAAACCCATAGGCGCCCACATAGACGATGCGCGGGTTGCGCGCCGTCACCGCTTCGTACGACAGGCCCAACCGCGCCATCGCCTGGGGGCGGATGTTGTAGAGCAGGGCGTCGCAGCTTTCGGCCAGTTTCAGGCAGGCCTCCAGCCCCTCGGGGGTCTTCAGGTCCAGCACGATCGAGCGCTTGTTGCGGTTCAGGTGCAGGTAGATGTGCCCCATGCCCGGGTTGCGCATGGGGCCGACGGCCCGCATGTTGTCCCCGGCCGGTGACTCCACCTTGATGACGTCCGCGCCCAGGTCCGCCAGAACCTGGGTCGCGTAAGGACCCATCACCACCGAACTGAGGTCCAGAATGCGCACGCCGGCCAGCGGTCCGGCAACCGGCGTGTCGGGCAGGGGCTGGTCGATCATTGCTGCTCGATCCCCGCGTCACGGATCAGCTTGCCCCACAGGTCGCGCTGTTCGCCGACGAACTGGGCGAAGGCCTCGGGCGTGCTCGAGAAGGCGTCGAACCCCAGTGCCGCCAGGCGCTTTTTCACGTCGGGCTTTGCCACGATCTGGTTGATGGCTGCATTCAGCTTGGCCACGATCTCGGGCGGCATGCCGGCTGGACCGAAGTAGCCGTTCCAGGAGTTCAAGTCGAAGTCGGGCACGCCCGCTTCGGCCATCGAGGGCAGGTCGGGAATGATGGCGCTGCGCTCGGCGGTGGATACGGCCAGGGCGCGCAGCTGGCCCGACTGCACGAAGGGCAGGCCGGAGGTCAGGTCCGTGAACATGAAGTCCACCTGTCCGCCGACCACGTCGGTCAGGCTCTGCGGCGTGCTTTTATAGGGCACGTGCAGGATGTCGATCTTGGCGCGGTTGGCCAGCGTGGCGCCCGCGACGATGCCGGTGCTGTTGCCGCTGGCGTAGGTGATGCGGCCCGGGTTCTTCTTGGCGTCGGCCACCAGGTCACCCACGGTCTTCCAGGGGCGCTTCGGGTTCACGACCAGGATGAAGGGCAGGTTGCCGCCGCGCGCGATCGGGGTGAAATCCTTGACCGGGTCATACGGCACGTTCTTCATCAGCCAGGGGGCGGCCGAATGGGAAGTATTGGTGGTGACGAACAGCGTGTAGCCGTCCGGCTTGGCGCGCGCCACGTAGTTGGCCGCGATCGTGGCGTTGGCGCCCGGCTTGTTCTCCACCACGATCTGCTGGCCAAGGAGGGTCGACAATTCGGCCCCGAAGATCCGGCCCACGGCGTCCGTGCCCGATCCCGCCGGGAAGGGCACCACAAGGGTAATGGGCTTGTTGGGGTAATCGGCGGCGTGGGCGGGGCCAGCCGCCATCATGGCGGCGCCGCTGACCAGCGCGGCGCCAAGCAGGCGTAGGGATTGCATGGGTGTGTCTCCTGTCTTTATTGGAATGAGGCGCGGCTCTATCGGCCGCTGCCTCGCGCGAAGCGCCGCGTCAAGCGGCTGGGGGTTGCGCCGGAAAATCGCGGATCACGCGATCGGGTGATTCTTCGTAAGGCGGCGTGTAGATCACCAGCAGGCGGGCCGGCTCATCACTCGTCACGGTGAAAACGTGGGGGATGTCGGGGGGGAAGTAACAGCAGTCGCCGGGGCCCATGTCGGCCCATTCGTCCTGCACCTGCGCGCGGGCGGTGCCCGAAATCAGGTAACAGACCTGCTCGATGCCGGGGTGCGCGTGCGGCAGGGCGCCTTTGCCCTTGTCGATGACGCCCAGCAATACCTCCACGCCGCGGGCGCCGACGGTGTCCGGGCTGATCAACCGGCGATTGAGGGTGCCGGTGTGGTTGGCGGGGCTGTAGCCCGGCACGTCGGCTTCACGCACCAGCCATTTGGGAGTTGAACGCTGCGTCATGTCTCTTCCTATTATTTTCCATACATGAATTTATTTTTACGTATGAGAAAAACATGGGCAAGCACTTTCTGACGGCGGATACCGTGCCACACCCTAGGGGATTAGGGAAAACACCGGGCGCAGACTGCTAAAATCGCAGGCTGATTTCCTTTCGCGAACCCGCCTCATGTCTTCTGTCCGCACGCCTGACGCCGCCGCCAACCTGTCCGATTGGCTGCAGTACCTGGAGTCCATCCACGCCTCCGCGATCGACATGGGGCTGGACCGGGTGCGCCAAGTCGCGGACCGCATGCAACTGTCGCTGCCCGGCGTCAAGTTCGTGGTCGGCGGCACCAACGGCAAGGGTTCCACCTGTGCCATGCTCGAGGCCATCCTGCTTGCGGCTGGCTACAAGGTGGGCCTGTACACCTCACCGCACCTCATCGACTTCAACGAGCGCGCCCGCGTCAACGGTCAGATCGCCTCCGATCAGGACCTCATCACGCAGTTCCAGGCCGTCGAAGCCGCGCGCGGCGATGTGTCGCTGACTTACTTCGAATTCACCACGCTGGCCATTCTGCGCCTCTTCTCGCAGTCGCGCCTGGATGCCGTCGTCCTCGAAGTCGGCCTGGGCGGACGCCTGGATGCCGTCAACATCGTAGACGCCGACTGCTCCATCGTCACCAGCGTCGACCTGGACCACACCGACTGGCTGGGCGACACGCGCGAAAAAATCGGCTTCGAAAAAGCCCACATCTACCGCAGCGGCCGACCGGCCATCTGCAGTGATCCGGTGCCCCCGCAGTCGCTGCTGGATCACGTCGAAGCCATCGGCGCGGACCTGTGGCTGTTCGGACGCGACTACAACTATTCGGGCGATCGCCAGCAGTGGGCGTACGGCGGGCGCGAACAGCGCCGCAGCGGGATGGCCTATCCGGCCCTGCGCGGCGCCAACCAGTTGCTCAACGCCTCGGCGGCGCTGGCCGCGCTGGAATCCGTGCGCGACCGGCTGCCCGTGCAGCAGCAGGCCGTGCGCCTGGGGTTGTTGCAGGCCTCGCTGCCCGGCCGCTTCCAGATTCTGCCGGGCCAACCCACGGTCATCCTCGACGTGGCGCACAACCCGCATGCCGCTGCCGTGCTGGCGCAAAACCTCGACAACATGGGCTTTCATCCGTACACCCACGCGGTGTTCGGCATGCTGAACGACAAGGATCTCGCCGGCGTGGTGGCCAAATTCGGCTCCCGCGTCGACTACTGGTATTGCGCCGGTCTTCCGGGACCGCGTGGCACCCCCGCTCAGGCGCTCGCGGACCAGGTCGCCGCAGCCCTCCCGCCGCTGCCCGCCAGCAGCGAAAGCCCCAACATTCAGCCCTACGCCGATCCCGCCCAGGCCTTTGCCTCAGCGCGCGAACGGGCGGGGGAGAATGATAGAATCGTGGTATTCGGATCGTTTCTCACCGTAGCCTCCGTTTTGCAGGCTCTGGGTCGCAAGGCATAGGCAAATCGGGCCATTCGCGTCATGGCGGCCCCGCCGCTTCAATGCCGCAAGGCGCCGCAAGGAATTCTCTTCCATGGGTTTTTTCAAACGCAAAGATCCCGCCGAGCAGGCGCAGGCCTCCAAACGGGCTGCCGTGCCAAGCGAGGTCCAGGCCGCCGAGTTGCGTGGCCGCGCGCGTCGCAGGCTCGCGGGCGCCGTAGCGCTGGTGCTGGCAGCCGTCATCGTCCTTCCCATGGTGCTGGATTCGCAGCCCGCCCCGGTCGACGACAACATTCCCATCAAGGTGCCGGAACGCAATACGCCGTTCCAGCCGCAAGTCTCCGAACCGCAGGCCGCTGCCCCGGCCGAACCGACCGCGCCCACCGACCCCGCCGCCGTGCCCACGCCGCCTGGCGTGACGTCCGTGCCGCCCGTGGCCGCTGCGTCCAACACGCCACACGCCGCAACAAACACCACGCCGCACACCACCGCGCCCGCCGCACAGCCGGTCACGCCTGCTGTCCCGCCGGTCACGCCGCCCAAGCCCGAGGTCAAACCCAAGCCCGAGCCCGCCAAACCCGCGACGCCCGCCAAACCCGATTCGCGTTCGGACGACGGCGCGCGCGCCTTGGCGCTGCTCGAGGGCCGCAACGCCCCGGCGTCCACGGCCAAGCCCGACACGCCCAAGCCGGCTGCCTCCAAGGGCAATTTCGTGCTGCAGATCGCCGCGTACACCACGTCGGAAGACGCCCAGTCGCGCCGCGGCAAGCTACATCAGGCCGGCGTCACCAATGCATTTGTCGAGCAGGCCAACATCAATGGCAAGCAGCAGTTCCGTTTGCGCGTGGGGCCGTTCCCCTCGCGCGAGGCGGCTCAGGCGGCCCAGGCGCGGTTGCGCACGCTGGGCTATGACAATGGTTTCATTGCCGCCCAATAGTGACCGGCTTCGACTTCGTCGTGCTGGCCATCCTGGTGGTATCGGGTGTGCTGGGCCTGGTGCGCGGCCTGCTCAAAGAGGTGCTGTCGCTGGTCGCCTATCTGCTGGCCTTCGTGGCCGCGATATGGTGGGGCCCCACGGTCTATACCTGGCTGGAGCCCTATATTGAAACGACGCTGCTGCGCATGGGAGTCTCCTACGCGGCGGTGTTCATCATCGTGTTGCTCGGCGTGGGGTTGGTCAATATGACGCTTGCCGCCCTGATCCGCAGCACCGGACTGAGCCCCGCCGATCACGGGCTGGGCGGAATGTTCGGGCTGGCCCGTGGTCTATTGATTGTGCTGGCGCTGGTCGCCGCCGCAGGGTATACGCCGCTGCCGCAAGAGCCATGGTGGCAGGACGCCATGTTTTCGCATTCGGCCATCGAGGCCATCAAACATATCAAGACGTGGCTGCCGCCAACCCTGGCGACGTGGCTGCCGTACTGATTAGCTTCAAATCAACCAGGAAATCTCACCATGTGTGGAATCGTAGGGGTCATCGGGCGCGGGCCGGTCAACCAGCTGCTCTATGACAGCTTGCTGCTGTTGCAGCATCGCGGGCAGGACGCCGCGGGCATTGCGACGTCGCAAGGCAACCAGTTCAATATGTACAAGGCGCACGGCCTGGTGCGCGACGTGTTCCGCACGCGCAACATGCGCGCGCTGCCCGGCACGTCCGGCGTCGGCCAGGTCCGCTATCCGACCGCTGGCTCCAGCGCCAGCGAAGAAGAGGCCCAGCCTTTCTACGTCAACGCCCCGTTCGGCATCATGTTGTCCCACAACGGCAACCTGACCAACTGGCGCGAACTGCGTGAATCGCTGTACCGCGTCGACCGCCGTCACATCAACACGAACTCCGATTCCGAAGTCCTCTTGAACGTGTTGGCGCACGAGCTGCAATCGGCCGCCAACGGCGTGTCGCTCGATGACGACGCCATGTTCCGCGCAGTTGCCGCCTTGCACAAGCGCGTGCGCGGCGCCTACGCCGTCGTAGCCCAGATTTCCGGCTACGGCCTGCTCGCCTTCCGCGATCCCAACGGCATCCGTCCGCTGTGCATCGGGCGCCAGGAAACCGAAGAAGGCGTCGAATGGATGGCCGCCTCGGAATCCGTGGCCCTCGAAGGCAGCGGTTTCACCTTCGTGCGCGACGTCGAGCCCGGCGAAGCCGTCTTCATCGACCTGGACGGCCGCATGGTCGCCCGCCAGTGCGCCGACAATCCGCAGCTCGTTCCCTGCATTTTCGAGTACGTCTACTTCGCCCGCCCCGATTCGATGATCGACGGCGTGTCGGTGTACGACGCGCGCCTGCGCATGGGTGAATATCTGGCCGACAAGGTTGCACGCA
The DNA window shown above is from Achromobacter spanius and carries:
- a CDS encoding SPOR domain-containing protein — translated: MGFFKRKDPAEQAQASKRAAVPSEVQAAELRGRARRRLAGAVALVLAAVIVLPMVLDSQPAPVDDNIPIKVPERNTPFQPQVSEPQAAAPAEPTAPTDPAAVPTPPGVTSVPPVAAASNTPHAATNTTPHTTAPAAQPVTPAVPPVTPPKPEVKPKPEPAKPATPAKPDSRSDDGARALALLEGRNAPASTAKPDTPKPAASKGNFVLQIAAYTTSEDAQSRRGKLHQAGVTNAFVEQANINGKQQFRLRVGPFPSREAAQAAQARLRTLGYDNGFIAAQ
- the purF gene encoding amidophosphoribosyltransferase; this translates as MCGIVGVIGRGPVNQLLYDSLLLLQHRGQDAAGIATSQGNQFNMYKAHGLVRDVFRTRNMRALPGTSGVGQVRYPTAGSSASEEEAQPFYVNAPFGIMLSHNGNLTNWRELRESLYRVDRRHINTNSDSEVLLNVLAHELQSAANGVSLDDDAMFRAVAALHKRVRGAYAVVAQISGYGLLAFRDPNGIRPLCIGRQETEEGVEWMAASESVALEGSGFTFVRDVEPGEAVFIDLDGRMVARQCADNPQLVPCIFEYVYFARPDSMIDGVSVYDARLRMGEYLADKVARNMRLGDIDVVMPIPDSSRPAAMQLAARLNLDYREGLIKNRYVGRTFIMPGQAVRRKSVRQKLNAIGMEFKGKNVLLVDDSIVRGTTSREIVDMARAAGANKVYFASAAPPVRFPNVYGIDMPTQSELIATGRTDEEIARAIGADSLIYQDLHDMQQSVRDINPKLTRFEASCFDGQYITGDITPEYLARLGQSRSEPGKDEDAGGLRFNMGYTSDDA
- the folC gene encoding bifunctional tetrahydrofolate synthase/dihydrofolate synthase encodes the protein MSSVRTPDAAANLSDWLQYLESIHASAIDMGLDRVRQVADRMQLSLPGVKFVVGGTNGKGSTCAMLEAILLAAGYKVGLYTSPHLIDFNERARVNGQIASDQDLITQFQAVEAARGDVSLTYFEFTTLAILRLFSQSRLDAVVLEVGLGGRLDAVNIVDADCSIVTSVDLDHTDWLGDTREKIGFEKAHIYRSGRPAICSDPVPPQSLLDHVEAIGADLWLFGRDYNYSGDRQQWAYGGREQRRSGMAYPALRGANQLLNASAALAALESVRDRLPVQQQAVRLGLLQASLPGRFQILPGQPTVILDVAHNPHAAAVLAQNLDNMGFHPYTHAVFGMLNDKDLAGVVAKFGSRVDYWYCAGLPGPRGTPAQALADQVAAALPPLPASSESPNIQPYADPAQAFASARERAGENDRIVVFGSFLTVASVLQALGRKA
- a CDS encoding CvpA family protein codes for the protein MTGFDFVVLAILVVSGVLGLVRGLLKEVLSLVAYLLAFVAAIWWGPTVYTWLEPYIETTLLRMGVSYAAVFIIVLLGVGLVNMTLAALIRSTGLSPADHGLGGMFGLARGLLIVLALVAAAGYTPLPQEPWWQDAMFSHSAIEAIKHIKTWLPPTLATWLPY
- a CDS encoding cupin domain-containing protein; the encoded protein is MTQRSTPKWLVREADVPGYSPANHTGTLNRRLISPDTVGARGVEVLLGVIDKGKGALPHAHPGIEQVCYLISGTARAQVQDEWADMGPGDCCYFPPDIPHVFTVTSDEPARLLVIYTPPYEESPDRVIRDFPAQPPAA